The Panicum virgatum strain AP13 chromosome 5K, P.virgatum_v5, whole genome shotgun sequence genome has a window encoding:
- the LOC120706716 gene encoding uncharacterized protein LOC120706716 isoform X2 — translation MEELIVLRQLIDLCFLFSKKPFPVFRELAGFSQEDVLIEEPKAGILKPAHTILRDECTKSFLVLIRGTHSMKDTLTAATGAVVPFHLSLLDEGGVSKLVLGYAHCGMVAAARWIARSVTPCLREAVRQCPDYQIKIVGHSLGGGTAALLTYILREHTEFSSTTCVAFAPASCMTWELAESGKHFVTTIVNGADLVPTVSTASIDDLRSEVTASSWLNDLRDQIQQTRFLNVVYRSATALGTRLQSFSGARERVAGAGAFLRPVSSKTQVVMKQAQNVAQAVARSRSAFSSWSCIGARRRGVGVVTAGSKDDMTTETHVTSTVESESFIVDQHGNKTIEELQYSAASVSVREEADEEEALLSEHETSQEHAEEEITEGELWYEYEKDLDRQVEVEARTREEEAAAAKEIMEEESAVLKNVEDRQSFSSDSLEKQQFYPPGRIMHMVAMPPTDADPDDPVAADECSVGIFETPRDLYSKIRLSNTMINDHYMPMYKKMMEILIEKFARDEDNPCTGSTVQQYEGTNDLYTS, via the exons ATGGAAGAGCTGATTGTTTTGCGACAATTGATTGACCTTTGCTTTCTTTTCTCTAAGAAACCATTTCCTGTGTTTCGGGAATTAGCTGGGTTTTCCCAAGAGGATGTTCTCATTGAGGAACCAAAGGCGGGG ATTTTGAAGCCTGCTCATACAATTCTACGTGATGAGTGCACCAAATCCTTTCTTGTTTTGATTCGAGGGACGCATAGCATGAAAGATACTCTGACTGCTGCTACTGGGGCTGTGGTACCATTTCACCTCTCACTTTTAGATGAAGGTGGTGTCAGCAAACTGGTGTTAGGCTATGCACACTGTGGGATGGTGGCAGCAGCCCGCTGGATTGCAAGAAGTGTAACACCATGCCTCCGTGAAGCAGTCAGACAGTGCCCAGATTACCAAATCAAG ATTGTTGGCCATTCATTGGGTGGTGGCACTGCTGCATTACTAACCTACATCCTCAGAGAGCACACGGAGTTTTCTTCAACAACTTGTGTTGCGTTTGCACCAG CTTCTTGCATGACATGGGAATTAGCAGAATCAGGCAAGCATTTTGTTACCACGATTGTCAATGGAGCTGATCTGGTTCCCACTGTATCAACAGCATCTATTGATGACCTCCGTTCTGAG GTAACAGCATCGTCATGGTTGAATGATTTGAGGGATCAAATACAGCAGACACGTTTCCTAAATGTCGTGTACCGCTCAGCCACTGCCTTAGGAACTCGCTTGCAATCGTTTTCTGGCGCCAGAGAGAGGGTTGCAGGTGCAGGAGCATTTCTGCGCCCTGTTTCAAGCAAAACCCAG GTTGTCATGAAACAAGCACAGAATGTTGCACAGGCTGTTGCTAGAAGTCGGTCAGCATTTTCCTCATGGTCATGCATTGGTGCACGTCGACGAGGTGTAGGTGTAGTTACTGCAGGTTCAAAGGATGATATGACAACAGAAACCCATGTAACATCTACAGTGGAGTCAGAATCCTTCATTGTAGACCAACATGGCAACAAAACTATAGAAGAGCTGCAGTATAGCGCAGCCAGTGTTTCCGTTCGTGAGGAAGCAGATGAAGAAGAGGCTCTTTTGAGTGAGCATGAAACCTCTCAGGAGCATGCCGAAGAAGAAATAACAGAAGGTGAGTTGTGGTACGAGTACGAGAAGGACTTGGATCGGCAGGTGGAAGTGGAGGCACGGACTCGAGAGGAAGAGGCAGCTGCAGCCAAGGAAATAATGGAGGAGGAAAGTGCTGTCCTAAAGAATGTTGAGGATAGGCAGTCGTTCTCATCAGATAGTTTGGAGAAGCAGCAATTCTACCCTCCTGGTCGAATCATGCACATGGTTGCCATGCCTCCAACAGATGCCGATCCAGATGATCCAGTTGCTGCTGATGAGTGCTCTGTTGGAATATTCGAGACCCCTAGAGATCTTTACAGCAAGATCCGACTATCGAATACCATGATCAATGATCATTACATGCCAATGTACAAGAAAATGATGGAAATACTCATTGAGAAGTTTGCAAGGGATGAGGACAACCCTTGTACAGGTTCTACTGTGCAGCAATATGAAGGCACAAATGACCTATATACATCATAA
- the LOC120706716 gene encoding uncharacterized protein LOC120706716 isoform X1, with protein sequence MGTAAMATAVGAAMVLYFVLSRRLAGEDVSVGGGAGKRRRGHAPRRPAQPPATWIEAVGTLAETLRFTYSETLGKWPIGDLAFGIKYLMRRQGNLHVASIYAGSNCIELKGPEIMEELIVLRQLIDLCFLFSKKPFPVFRELAGFSQEDVLIEEPKAGILKPAHTILRDECTKSFLVLIRGTHSMKDTLTAATGAVVPFHLSLLDEGGVSKLVLGYAHCGMVAAARWIARSVTPCLREAVRQCPDYQIKIVGHSLGGGTAALLTYILREHTEFSSTTCVAFAPASCMTWELAESGKHFVTTIVNGADLVPTVSTASIDDLRSEVTASSWLNDLRDQIQQTRFLNVVYRSATALGTRLQSFSGARERVAGAGAFLRPVSSKTQVVMKQAQNVAQAVARSRSAFSSWSCIGARRRGVGVVTAGSKDDMTTETHVTSTVESESFIVDQHGNKTIEELQYSAASVSVREEADEEEALLSEHETSQEHAEEEITEGELWYEYEKDLDRQVEVEARTREEEAAAAKEIMEEESAVLKNVEDRQSFSSDSLEKQQFYPPGRIMHMVAMPPTDADPDDPVAADECSVGIFETPRDLYSKIRLSNTMINDHYMPMYKKMMEILIEKFARDEDNPCTGSTVQQYEGTNDLYTS encoded by the exons ATGGggacggcggcgatggcgacggcggtggGCGCGGCCATGGTGCTGTACTTCGTGCTGAGCCGGCGGCTGGCCGGCGAGGACGTCTCCGTCGGCGGAGGGGCGGGGAAGCGGCGGAGGGGGCACGCGCCTCGGCGGCCGGCGCAGCCGCCGGCGACGTGGATCGAGGCGGTCGGCACGCTCGCGGAGACGCTGCGGTTCACCTACTCGGAGACGCTCGGCAAGTGGCCCATCGGGGACCTCGCCTTCGGGATCAAATACCTCATGCGCCGACAG GGTAATTTGCATGTCGCCAGTATATATGCTGGAAGCAATTGCATTGAACTGAAAGGGCCTGAAATCATGGAAGAGCTGATTGTTTTGCGACAATTGATTGACCTTTGCTTTCTTTTCTCTAAGAAACCATTTCCTGTGTTTCGGGAATTAGCTGGGTTTTCCCAAGAGGATGTTCTCATTGAGGAACCAAAGGCGGGG ATTTTGAAGCCTGCTCATACAATTCTACGTGATGAGTGCACCAAATCCTTTCTTGTTTTGATTCGAGGGACGCATAGCATGAAAGATACTCTGACTGCTGCTACTGGGGCTGTGGTACCATTTCACCTCTCACTTTTAGATGAAGGTGGTGTCAGCAAACTGGTGTTAGGCTATGCACACTGTGGGATGGTGGCAGCAGCCCGCTGGATTGCAAGAAGTGTAACACCATGCCTCCGTGAAGCAGTCAGACAGTGCCCAGATTACCAAATCAAG ATTGTTGGCCATTCATTGGGTGGTGGCACTGCTGCATTACTAACCTACATCCTCAGAGAGCACACGGAGTTTTCTTCAACAACTTGTGTTGCGTTTGCACCAG CTTCTTGCATGACATGGGAATTAGCAGAATCAGGCAAGCATTTTGTTACCACGATTGTCAATGGAGCTGATCTGGTTCCCACTGTATCAACAGCATCTATTGATGACCTCCGTTCTGAG GTAACAGCATCGTCATGGTTGAATGATTTGAGGGATCAAATACAGCAGACACGTTTCCTAAATGTCGTGTACCGCTCAGCCACTGCCTTAGGAACTCGCTTGCAATCGTTTTCTGGCGCCAGAGAGAGGGTTGCAGGTGCAGGAGCATTTCTGCGCCCTGTTTCAAGCAAAACCCAG GTTGTCATGAAACAAGCACAGAATGTTGCACAGGCTGTTGCTAGAAGTCGGTCAGCATTTTCCTCATGGTCATGCATTGGTGCACGTCGACGAGGTGTAGGTGTAGTTACTGCAGGTTCAAAGGATGATATGACAACAGAAACCCATGTAACATCTACAGTGGAGTCAGAATCCTTCATTGTAGACCAACATGGCAACAAAACTATAGAAGAGCTGCAGTATAGCGCAGCCAGTGTTTCCGTTCGTGAGGAAGCAGATGAAGAAGAGGCTCTTTTGAGTGAGCATGAAACCTCTCAGGAGCATGCCGAAGAAGAAATAACAGAAGGTGAGTTGTGGTACGAGTACGAGAAGGACTTGGATCGGCAGGTGGAAGTGGAGGCACGGACTCGAGAGGAAGAGGCAGCTGCAGCCAAGGAAATAATGGAGGAGGAAAGTGCTGTCCTAAAGAATGTTGAGGATAGGCAGTCGTTCTCATCAGATAGTTTGGAGAAGCAGCAATTCTACCCTCCTGGTCGAATCATGCACATGGTTGCCATGCCTCCAACAGATGCCGATCCAGATGATCCAGTTGCTGCTGATGAGTGCTCTGTTGGAATATTCGAGACCCCTAGAGATCTTTACAGCAAGATCCGACTATCGAATACCATGATCAATGATCATTACATGCCAATGTACAAGAAAATGATGGAAATACTCATTGAGAAGTTTGCAAGGGATGAGGACAACCCTTGTACAGGTTCTACTGTGCAGCAATATGAAGGCACAAATGACCTATATACATCATAA